A window of the Blattabacterium cuenoti genome harbors these coding sequences:
- the metE gene encoding 5-methyltetrahydropteroyltriglutamate--homocysteine S-methyltransferase, with product MLKHNLGYPRIGIRRELKKACEAYWSNKINSGALFEVGTKIRKENWKIQEKAGLDLIPCNDFSFYDHVLDMSLLLGVISESYLSIKLIDNNIDLYFSMARGFQKNGWDIKAMEMTKWFNTNYHYIVPEFYKNQKFSIFSNKIFDELAESKNILKSIKKIKPVLIGPVSYLFLGKEKEKSFYRMDLIENLIPIYIKIIQKLKNEGVNWIQLDEPILGLDMSEKDKKIFKYAYGEISRFCSEINILLTSYFDGISENISLFHDISIQALHIDLVEEPNQLEKILSFFSRESKTILSLGVIDGRNIWKNNYANSIQKIEKAIESLGEDRVMIAPNCSLLHVPIDIEYENSIHIDIKNKMSFARQKIDELNDLEKIIKGNKNILLSNSSLLEESSSVFYDIKIKERAIKITDKDIQRDNPFYIRQKKQKQKFNLPLFPTTTIGSFPQTKEIRNLRNKFRKKELSREEYDEKIKNFIVDVVKKQEKIDLDVLVHGEFERTDMVEYFSDKLKGILSTENGWVQSYGSRCVKPPVIYGDVGRVGDMTVKWICFAQSQTKKLMKGMLTGPVTILQWSFVRDDQPLSHTAYQIAWAIREEVLSLERSGIQIIQIDEPALREGLPLKKKNWKSYFDWSIKAFRLSSSGVKDETQIHTHMCYSEFNDIFKHIADMDADVITMETSRSKMELLKAFSVFSYPNEIGPGVYDIHSPRIPTVEEIFDLIEKASKKLPIKNIWINPDCGLKTRKWEEVLMSLHNMTKAAKMARIKLVS from the coding sequence ATGCTGAAACATAATTTAGGTTATCCACGTATAGGGATACGAAGAGAGTTAAAGAAAGCTTGTGAAGCTTATTGGTCAAATAAAATTAATTCTGGTGCTTTATTTGAAGTAGGAACAAAAATCAGGAAAGAAAATTGGAAAATACAAGAAAAAGCTGGGTTGGATTTGATTCCATGCAATGATTTCAGTTTTTATGATCATGTTTTAGATATGTCTTTGTTGTTGGGAGTGATTTCAGAGTCTTATCTTAGTATTAAATTGATTGATAATAATATTGATCTATATTTTTCTATGGCTAGAGGATTTCAAAAAAATGGATGGGATATTAAAGCAATGGAAATGACCAAATGGTTTAACACGAATTACCATTATATTGTTCCAGAATTTTATAAAAATCAAAAATTTTCTATTTTTTCGAATAAAATTTTTGATGAATTAGCGGAATCTAAAAATATATTAAAATCTATAAAAAAGATTAAACCTGTATTAATTGGACCTGTCTCTTATTTATTTTTAGGAAAAGAAAAAGAAAAATCTTTTTATAGAATGGATTTAATAGAAAATCTCATTCCTATTTATATAAAAATCATTCAAAAACTAAAAAATGAAGGAGTTAATTGGATTCAATTAGACGAACCTATTTTAGGTTTAGATATGTCAGAAAAAGACAAAAAAATTTTTAAATATGCTTATGGAGAAATATCTAGATTTTGTTCTGAAATCAATATTTTATTAACTTCTTATTTTGATGGCATATCAGAAAATATATCTCTTTTTCATGATATATCTATTCAAGCTTTACATATAGATTTAGTGGAAGAACCGAATCAATTGGAAAAAATACTTTCTTTTTTTTCAAGAGAATCAAAAACGATTTTATCTTTGGGGGTTATTGATGGGAGAAATATATGGAAAAATAATTATGCTAATTCTATTCAAAAAATAGAAAAAGCGATAGAATCTCTAGGAGAAGATAGAGTTATGATTGCTCCTAATTGCTCTCTTTTACACGTTCCTATAGATATAGAATATGAAAATTCTATTCATATAGATATCAAAAATAAAATGTCTTTTGCAAGACAAAAAATTGATGAATTAAATGATTTAGAAAAAATTATAAAAGGAAATAAAAATATTCTACTCAGTAACTCCTCTTTACTAGAGGAATCATCCTCTGTTTTTTATGATATAAAAATCAAGGAAAGAGCAATAAAAATAACGGACAAAGATATACAAAGGGATAATCCTTTTTATATTAGACAAAAGAAGCAAAAACAAAAATTTAATCTTCCTCTATTTCCCACTACTACTATAGGATCTTTCCCCCAAACGAAAGAAATACGTAATTTGCGAAATAAATTTAGAAAAAAAGAACTGAGTCGAGAAGAATATGATGAAAAAATAAAAAATTTCATTGTAGATGTTGTTAAAAAACAAGAAAAAATAGATTTAGATGTATTAGTTCATGGAGAATTTGAAAGGACTGATATGGTAGAATATTTCTCTGATAAATTAAAAGGAATACTTTCTACTGAAAATGGATGGGTACAAAGTTATGGGAGTCGCTGTGTTAAACCTCCTGTGATTTATGGGGATGTAGGTCGTGTTGGTGATATGACTGTTAAATGGATATGTTTTGCTCAATCTCAAACAAAAAAATTAATGAAGGGGATGTTAACTGGTCCCGTTACAATTTTACAATGGTCTTTTGTCAGAGATGATCAACCTCTTTCTCATACAGCTTATCAAATAGCTTGGGCTATTCGAGAAGAAGTTTTATCTTTAGAAAGATCTGGAATTCAAATTATTCAAATCGATGAACCAGCTCTAAGAGAAGGATTGCCTTTGAAAAAAAAGAATTGGAAATCTTATTTTGATTGGTCTATTAAGGCTTTTCGTCTTTCTTCTAGTGGAGTTAAAGATGAAACCCAAATACATACACATATGTGTTACAGTGAATTTAACGATATATTCAAACATATAGCAGATATGGATGCAGATGTTATCACTATGGAAACTTCTAGATCTAAAATGGAATTGTTAAAAGCCTTTTCCGTTTTTTCTTATCCTAATGAAATAGGACCAGGAGTATATGATATTCATTCTCCCAGAATTCCCACAGTAGAAGAAATATTTGACTTAATAGAAAAAGCTTCAAAAAAATTACCTATAAAAAATATTTGGATTAATCCAGATTGTGGATTAAAAACTAGGAAATGGGAAGAAGTATTAATGTCTCTTCATAATATGACAAAAGCAGCGAAAATGGCCAGAATAAAATTAGTTAGTTAA
- a CDS encoding putative sugar nucleotidyl transferase yields the protein MNFILYDGMEWKKLFPITLTRPVSEIRLGLFTIKERWEKYIGKKVDNIITQPFLSKKYTKKESYYFENILLINSAFLPNEELIQILFSLKENETIFFKEKMIAIKKNFFSWKENILSLYLKKYKKIYHVNKIIHIQYPWDIFINNGTVLKKDFLFFTNGKKSSSLLGNNHIICKDKIFLEEDIKTNNVVLNAQYGPIYIGKKVEIMEGAVIRGPVAIGEHTTLNVGAKIYGGTTIATFCKIGGEIFNSVIFSYSNKVHDGFLGNSILGEWCNLGAGTNISNLRNDYQKVTVWNYEKKDFIPTDLQFFGIIMGDHSKSAINTQFNTATIAGISDNIFGYGFPPRYIPSFSLGGIQNKKRIPFNKVCETAEIMMNRRNVNFSALERNILEYLYQLLDI from the coding sequence ATGAATTTCATATTATATGATGGAATGGAATGGAAAAAATTATTTCCTATCACACTCACTAGACCTGTATCAGAAATCAGATTAGGATTATTTACGATAAAAGAAAGATGGGAAAAATATATTGGAAAAAAGGTAGATAATATTATTACACAACCATTTCTTTCGAAGAAATATACAAAAAAAGAATCTTACTATTTTGAAAATATATTGTTAATTAATTCTGCATTTCTTCCTAATGAAGAGTTAATTCAAATTCTTTTTTCTTTAAAAGAAAACGAAACCATTTTTTTTAAAGAAAAAATGATTGCCATAAAAAAAAATTTCTTTTCATGGAAAGAAAACATTCTTTCTTTATATTTAAAAAAGTATAAAAAAATATATCATGTAAATAAAATTATTCATATTCAATATCCATGGGATATATTTATAAATAATGGAACTGTATTAAAAAAAGATTTTTTATTTTTCACAAATGGTAAAAAATCGTCTTCTTTGTTAGGAAATAATCATATTATTTGTAAGGATAAAATTTTTTTGGAAGAAGATATAAAAACGAATAATGTTGTATTAAATGCTCAATATGGGCCCATATATATTGGAAAAAAAGTGGAGATTATGGAAGGGGCTGTAATCCGAGGGCCAGTAGCAATTGGAGAACATACTACGTTGAATGTGGGAGCAAAAATATATGGAGGAACAACTATTGCTACTTTTTGTAAAATAGGAGGAGAAATTTTTAATTCAGTAATTTTTTCTTATTCTAATAAGGTTCATGATGGATTTTTAGGAAATTCTATTTTGGGAGAATGGTGTAATTTAGGAGCTGGAACTAATATTTCTAATTTGAGAAATGATTATCAAAAAGTAACTGTTTGGAATTATGAAAAAAAAGATTTTATTCCTACCGATTTACAATTTTTTGGTATAATCATGGGAGATCATTCTAAATCAGCAATAAATACTCAATTTAATACAGCTACGATTGCAGGTATTAGTGATAATATTTTTGGATATGGATTTCCGCCTAGATATATTCCTTCTTTTTCTTTAGGAGGAATTCAAAATAAAAAAAGAATTCCTTTTAATAAAGTTTGTGAAACTGCTGAAATTATGATGAATAGAAGAAATGTGAATTTTTCTGCTTTAGAGAGAAATATTTTAGAATATTTATATCAATTATTGGATATTTAG
- a CDS encoding type B 50S ribosomal protein L31 has protein sequence MNKKIHPENYRPVVFKDINNDKIIICKSTVTTKDSIHIDGSDYPLYKMEISSYSHPFFTGEKRFLGKTGPAEKFKKRYEKYKKL, from the coding sequence ATGAATAAAAAAATACATCCAGAAAATTACAGACCTGTTGTTTTTAAAGATATTAACAATGATAAAATAATTATTTGTAAATCGACAGTTACAACAAAAGATTCTATTCATATAGATGGAAGTGATTATCCATTATATAAAATGGAGATATCTAGTTATTCACATCCGTTTTTTACTGGAGAAAAAAGATTTTTAGGAAAAACAGGTCCAGCTGAAAAATTTAAGAAAAGATATGAAAAATATAAAAAATTATAA
- a CDS encoding 3-oxoacyl-ACP synthase III family protein, whose product MIRSIITGTGHYLPEKIIKRDHFLKHKFYNKKGLKIEKSNEEIIKKFQKITEIEERRYINEGLLNSDIAAIAAKRALINSKIFKEKIDYIISAHNYGDIHPTSYQSDFMPSIAAKVKNKLKIKNIKCRPYDMIFGCTGWIEGMILADQLLRSKYAKNILITSSETLSKVIDPHDRNAMIFSDGAGAAVLSAIEFLEEEKYGIIHYETQCDNNEKLYYLTNGPSLNPNYRKSLVNIRMNGRRIYEYALTEVPNMLKNILDHANFHLKDIKKILIHQANAKMDYAILKRLLKLYDCKSLNKNFISKIMPMTIQKFGNSSVATVPTLLDLILKGKMPPHDIKPGDTILMASLGAGMNINGLIYRFPNNKK is encoded by the coding sequence ATGATTCGATCAATCATTACAGGAACGGGGCATTATTTACCAGAAAAGATAATAAAAAGAGATCATTTTTTAAAACATAAATTTTACAATAAAAAAGGATTAAAAATTGAAAAATCTAATGAGGAAATCATCAAAAAATTTCAAAAAATCACAGAAATAGAGGAAAGAAGATATATAAATGAAGGGTTATTAAATTCTGATATTGCTGCTATTGCAGCAAAAAGAGCTTTGATAAATTCTAAAATTTTTAAAGAGAAAATAGATTATATTATATCAGCTCATAACTATGGAGATATTCATCCTACTTCTTATCAATCTGATTTTATGCCTTCTATAGCAGCTAAAGTAAAAAATAAACTTAAAATAAAAAATATAAAATGTAGACCATATGATATGATTTTTGGTTGTACAGGATGGATAGAAGGGATGATTCTTGCGGATCAACTTTTACGATCTAAATATGCTAAAAATATATTGATAACTAGTTCTGAAACTTTATCTAAAGTTATAGATCCACATGATAGAAATGCAATGATTTTTTCCGATGGAGCAGGAGCGGCTGTACTATCTGCTATAGAATTCTTAGAAGAAGAAAAATATGGGATTATTCATTACGAGACTCAATGTGATAATAATGAAAAATTATATTATTTAACTAATGGTCCTTCTTTAAATCCAAATTATAGAAAATCTTTAGTTAATATTAGAATGAATGGAAGGAGAATTTATGAATATGCATTAACAGAAGTTCCAAACATGTTAAAAAATATACTTGATCATGCTAATTTTCATCTTAAGGATATCAAAAAAATTCTTATTCATCAAGCTAATGCTAAAATGGATTATGCTATTTTAAAAAGATTATTGAAATTATATGATTGTAAGTCCTTAAACAAGAATTTCATATCAAAAATTATGCCTATGACAATACAAAAATTTGGAAATTCTTCTGTAGCTACTGTTCCTACTTTATTGGATTTAATTCTTAAAGGAAAGATGCCTCCTCATGATATTAAACCTGGAGACACAATCCTCATGGCATCCTTAGGTGCTGGAATGAACATTAATGGATTGATTTACCGTTTTCCAAACAATAAAAAATAA